A stretch of the Candidatus Binatia bacterium genome encodes the following:
- the rpsD gene encoding 30S ribosomal protein S4: MSRYTGPRLRVMRALNVELPGLSRKSPYRKPYPPGEHGAKRRRADSVYGVQLKEKQKLKMNYGVTESQMRRLVKQARKSKIAAGVRVLELLESRLDNAVFRAGFASSIPAARQLVNHGHFMLNGRKTDVPSAQVKAGDSIQVRQRSFNLAVLTESLAQPSLYLPDWITLDMEKKQASVTSAPTAESVPFLIDVQQVIEYYNTRI; this comes from the coding sequence ATGTCACGCTATACCGGACCCAGACTTCGTGTCATGCGAGCGCTCAACGTCGAGCTGCCGGGCCTCTCGCGCAAATCCCCGTATCGGAAGCCGTACCCGCCGGGAGAGCACGGAGCCAAGCGTCGCCGAGCGGATTCTGTCTATGGCGTCCAGCTGAAAGAAAAGCAGAAGCTGAAGATGAACTACGGTGTGACCGAGAGCCAGATGCGTCGGCTCGTGAAGCAAGCCCGTAAGTCCAAGATCGCAGCCGGTGTGCGTGTGCTCGAATTGCTGGAATCTCGGCTGGACAACGCCGTTTTTCGTGCCGGATTCGCTTCGTCCATTCCGGCTGCGCGTCAGTTGGTCAATCACGGTCACTTCATGCTTAACGGCCGCAAGACCGACGTTCCTTCCGCGCAGGTGAAGGCGGGCGATTCGATCCAGGTGCGCCAACGCAGTTTCAATCTCGCCGTTCTCACGGAGTCGTTGGCGCAGCCCTCGCTCTATCTGCCGGATTGGATCACCCTCGACATGGAAAAAAAGCAGGCTTCCGTGACCTCGGCTCCGACTGCGGAATCAGTGCCTTTCCTGATCGATGTCCAGCAAGTCATCGAATACTACAACACTCGTATCTAA